A stretch of the Pristis pectinata isolate sPriPec2 chromosome 7, sPriPec2.1.pri, whole genome shotgun sequence genome encodes the following:
- the enc1 gene encoding ectoderm-neural cortex protein 1, with product MRMSVRMHENRKSRASNGSMNIYLFHKTTYADSVLTHLNLLRQQRLFTDVLLHAGEKTFPCHRAVLAACSRYFEAMFSGGLRESKDNEVNFHNSIHPEVLELLLDYAYSSRVLINEENAESLLEAGDMLQFQDIRDACAEFLEKNLHPTNCLGMLLLSDAHHCTKLYELSWRMCLSNFPTISKSEDFLQLPKDTLVQLLSSEELETEDEKLVYETTIKWVKYDVSRRHCCLPELLQTVRLALLPAVYLMENVATEELITRQLKSKELIEEAIHCKLKILQNDGVVTSLCARPRKTGHALLLLGGQTFMCDKVYLIDHKAKEIIPKADIPSPRKEFSACAIGCKVYVTGGRGSENGVSKDVWVYDTLHEEWSKSAPMLVARFGHGSAELKHSLYVVGGHTAATGRQPASPSVSLKQVEQYDPVTNKWTMVAPLREGVSNAAVVSAKLRLFAFGGTSVSHDKLPKVQCYDPVENRWTVPATCPQPWRYTAAAVLGNQIFIMGGDTEFSACSAYRFNSETYQWTKVGDVTAKRMSCHAVASGNKLYVVGGYFGTQRCKTLDCYDPTLDTWNSITTVPYSLIPTAFVSTWKHLPT from the coding sequence ATGAGAATGTCAGTAAGAATGCATGAAAACCGGAAATCAAGAGCCAGCAATGGCTCAATGAATATTTATCTCTTCCACAAAACCACCTATGCCGACAGTGTCCTCACCCACTTGAATCTTCTGAGACAGCAGAGGCTCTTCACAGATGTGCTCCTTCATGCAGGTGAGAAGACCTTTCCTTGCCACAGGGCCGTACTGGCTGCCTGCAGCCGTTACTTTGAGGCTATGTTCAGTGGAGGATTACGTGAGAGCAAGGACAATGAAGTTAACTTCCATAACTCCATACACCCAGAGGTTCTAGAGCTTCTTTTAGACTATGCTTACTCATCGCGTGTCCTCATTAATGAAGAAAATGCAGAGTCACTACTGGAGGCTGGTGATATGCTGCAGTTCCAAGATATTCGGGATGCTTGTGCAGAGTTCTTGGAGAAAAACCTCCACCCAACCAACTGTCTTGGAATGCTGCTGCTCTCTGATGCCCATCATTGCACTAAGCTTTATGAGCTGTCTTGGAGGATGTGCCTCAGTAACTTCCCAACCATAAGCAAGAGTGAAGACTTTCTGCAGCTGCCAAAGGATACACTGGTGCAGCTTCTCTCAAGTGAAGAGttggagacggaggatgagaagcTTGTGTACGAGACCACAATAAAGTGGGTGAAGTATGATGTGAGCAGGCGTCACTGTTGTTTGCCAGAACTGTTGCAAACTGTTCGATTGGCCCTCCTTCCAGCCGTTTATCTGATGGAGAATGTGGCCACAGAAGAGCTTATAACTAGGCAGCTGAAGAGTAAAGAGTTAATAGAAGAAGCAATACATTGTAAATTAAAGATTTTACAGAACGATGGAGTGGTGACAAGTCTTTGCGCCAGGCCTCGAAAAACTGGACATGCCTTGCTCCTCCTTGGAGGACAGACCTTTATGTGTGATAAAGTTTATCTAATAGACCATAAAGCAAAGGAGATCATTCCAAAAGCAGACATTCCCAGCCCACGCAAGGAATTCAGTGCATGTGCAATTGGCTGCAAAGTATATGTGACTGGGGGACGGGGGTCAGAAAATGGAGTCTCGAAGGATGTTTGGGTGTACGATACTCTTCATGAAGAATGGTCAAAATCAGCCCCAATGCTGGTCGCAAGGTTTGGCCATGGATCTGCTGAGCTGAAACACTCCCTGTACGTGGTGGGTGGGCACACCGCAGCCACAGGACGGCAGCCAGCTTCACCCTCTGTTTCTCTAAAGCAAGTGGAACAGTATGACCCAGTGACCAATAAGTGGACAATGGTAGCACCTCTTCGGGAAGGTGTCAGCAATGCAGCTGTAGTCAGTGCTAAGCTTAGGCTGTTTGCCTTTGGTGGTACCAGTGTGAGCCATGATAAACTGCCTAAAGTACAGTGTTATGACCCAGTTGAAAATAGATGGACTGTGCCAGCCACCTGCCCTCAGCCTTGGAGATACACAGCTGCAGCTGTGCTGGGAAACCAAATTTTTATCATGGGTGGGGATACTGAATTCTCTGCATGTTCTGCATACAGATTTAACAGTGAGACCTATCAATGGACTAAAGTTGGGGATGTTACTGCAAAGAGAATGAGCTGCCATGCTGTGGCCTCTGGAAATAAACTCTATGTTGTTGGAGGCTATTTTGGCACTCAGAGATGTAAAACACTGGACTGCTATGATCCCACTTTGGACACATGGAATAGCATCACTACGGTACCTTATTCGTTAATTCCCACTGCGTTCGTTAGTACGTGGAAGCACCTTCCTACATAG